The genome window GGAGGACTGCTGACATCAGTACCCCAGTGCGAGTCATCAGCTTCGggaaagctgcttttatattcttttaCTCCGAATTTCAAGTGGCCAGAATCAATGAACCGACTCCTAGGGCTTATGCTGTTAAGTCGTAGCCTGGTGACAGTTTTACCTGGTTGCTAGGCTTCCAGAATCCAAAGTAAAAGAACAGCATAAAAGCAGCTGAAACGAGGGAAAATTGGAGGAGGGAAAAAAGTCACTTAcgggttttaaaaaaattaaattacaatGAATGCTCTTGGTGACTGGGATCCAATGATGGGACTGAAGACAGGTTGTGAGGGAACAATGTGCAAACCCCAAAGTGCGAGGCACACCTACAGGGCACATGAGGTTTCAGTTCGACTGATACGGCTACACACTCAAGATCAGGAGACTCCTCACTTAATGTTTTATGCAAAATATTCTTTCACACTGCACATTAGGAGGACATTTTTTGATTCCTCAATTGTTACCCTCTCCCAATATACTTAGAAACCCATTTAGACAATGTATATTGTTCATGTAGCTATTTCAGCAAGAGAGAATAAAATGCAGCAACTCACTAGTCAGATAAATCACTGCAGATGCCATGTCAATGATGAATACAAGGAGACATGAAAGTGTAATGGTTTTGCCATTGGTTCAGTCAGTAAAGGCAATGTGCAACTGAGCCTCACTGACCAGGAGAACCAAGATTCAGTTCCCAGTCTATTCCAAGTTAActggtcaacaacaacttgcatttatatagcgctttaatGAAGGAAAAcgttcccaaggcgcttcataggaacgTAATCGGATAAAAAtgaacaccaagccaaagaaggagacattagcacaggtgaccagaagcttggtcaaagaggtaggttttaaggggtggattttaaaggtggagagagaggtggagaggcagagcggtttagggaggaaattccagagctcacTGAAATGGCAGTACGGTCATACAACTGGCCTCAGCGGCCTGGACTAGGGAGGCACATCAGTCGAGCttctcactcctgattgctatccagtcatCTACACTTgaaagtatatgtgtgtgtacaacaAGCGAGGAGAGAGCTGGGTTCAGCTGTGGTGCTCCCACAGTTTAACGGCCTGCCAAAGCTCACTGTCTAGGATCACGTgtcaagaatggccacttggatgaggtatcaGAAGACTGTTGGTTCCTGTGAAGTTGTACACCAGCAGGaaccaatgccttcaggagaggaggaggggagaaagttggAAAAATGTAATTTCTGAAGAGCTGTAAATAGAGACCGAGAGATGTAATCCCTGGATCATTATAATGGAGAGTCATTCAAGAACACAAATGTATTGCAAGGTTTTTCACAGGATAATGAGGGAGGCACTCAAACATTAATGCATTTTTCAGCTCTTATTCAACAAAAACTAACTCTGATCATTAGGATAGGAGTGGCTTGAAACTGCTGGGATTGATGGGTTGAGATTGATGGGAATGATGGGGTGTGGGTTGAGATTGATGGGAATGATGGGGTGTGGGTTGAGGCTGATGGGAATGATGGGGTGTAGGTTGAGTCTGATGGGAATGATGGGGTGTGGGTTGAGTCTGATGGGAATGATGAGAGTGTGGGTTGAGTCTGATGGGAATGATGAGAGTGTGGGTTGAGTCTGATGGGAATGATGAGAGTGTGGGTTGATCTGATGGGAATGATGATAGTGTGGGTTGAGTCTGATGGGAATGATGAGAGTGTGGGTTGAGTCTGATGGGAATGATGAGAGTGTGGGTTGAGTCTGATGGGAATGATGAGAGTGTGGGTTGAGTCTGATGGGAATGATGATAGTGTGGGTTGAGTCTGATGGGAATGATGAGAGTGTGGGTTGAGTCTGATGGGAATAACAGGAAGGGGTTTATTGACTCTAATTGAAGAAACATCCGTCAAAAGAGTTTGAAAAGAATTAAACTGTCATTAATTGTGTTCCTTGTAGGAAATTGTACTGGAGGAATTTTACGCAATATCAGTGAGCCAGTAGTGGCACAAGTCAATTCGTATGGTACCTCATACCCTTACGGAGCCTGGGGCATGGACTCAATGCCTGGAAACCCGGAATTCTACTGGATTATGGCGCTGCAGTCTTCCAATATTTATGGAAATTCGATCCGAACCTACACATCTTACAAAAACTTCCTCACGGCAAAGTCCAACATTGACCATAAGGTGACATCATCATTCACCGCCACCAATTCGATACAGGGCCCGGGGGTTGTGGTTCACAATGGCTCTCTGTATTATAACTGTTATAATTCTGGGAAAATGTGCAGGTTCGAGATAAAGACAAAACAAATCACAAATGCACTCCTTCCCAATGCTGGTTTTGGAGATAAGTTCCCTTACTGTTATTATAGCTGCTATGGTTACACAGATATAGATTTCTCAGTGGACGAAAATGGGATGTGGGTTATTTATGCCACTGAAGAGAATTATGGCAATATTGTACTGAGTAAAATACACAGCAATAGTTTGGCCGTGCTGCAGACCTGGAGAACCAAGCTCTTTAAGAAAGCTGTAACCAATGCCTTTGTGGTCTGTGGAGTGCTTTATGCCACACGCTATGTCAGTACTAATGAAGAGGAGATATTTTATATGTACGACACAATCACTAACCAAGAGGCCAACAATCTCAAAATCCGATTTGTTAAATACTCTCCAAATGTGGAGAACCTCCATTACAACCCAGTAGATAGGAGGCTCTACCTTTTCAATGACGGCTACATGATAGCCTATGAGCTCTTCTTTTACTAAAGGATGCAGGGTAATCATTTCTCTCCCACTA of Heptranchias perlo isolate sHepPer1 chromosome 16, sHepPer1.hap1, whole genome shotgun sequence contains these proteins:
- the LOC137333268 gene encoding olfactomedin-4-like encodes the protein MATISLSFAVFLVSASTLLSAEAEYQYQQVHGVLKNSNQCICKVHFTEWEFPVERFVHLQDLSQGCTNSLEKRISEVTFAEFKIPMFMAEVQNLSSHLQQFEAMYKQKLYHPLNFWTLRWELKQLNSQFAKAQRIPSSNTNLLHKISTELLDARLTVMNLQQFDKHNLLSIKDHLRKLKNRLESFSVYGMSNIGNCTGGILRNISEPVVAQVNSYGTSYPYGAWGMDSMPGNPEFYWIMALQSSNIYGNSIRTYTSYKNFLTAKSNIDHKVTSSFTATNSIQGPGVVVHNGSLYYNCYNSGKMCRFEIKTKQITNALLPNAGFGDKFPYCYYSCYGYTDIDFSVDENGMWVIYATEENYGNIVLSKIHSNSLAVLQTWRTKLFKKAVTNAFVVCGVLYATRYVSTNEEEIFYMYDTITNQEANNLKIRFVKYSPNVENLHYNPVDRRLYLFNDGYMIAYELFFY